The following nucleotide sequence is from Candidatus Hydrogenedens sp..
TTAGGTATCCCTTATGAAGTCGGTGGTGGTATCCGTTCTTTAGACACAATAGAAACCATTATTTCTGCAAATGCAACACGTGTTATTTTAGGTACTGCTGTTATAGAAAATCCCGAATTGATCCAAATCTCTACACAACGATGGCAAGAGAAAATTGTTGTGGCAATTGATGCTAAGAATGGCAAGTTATCTCTTGAAGGGTGGACAAAAGATACAAACTATTCCGCCTTAGAAATAGCACAATTTGCTGAAAAGGCAGGTGCTTCAAGAATTATTTATACTGACATACTCTCTGATGGTATGATGAAGGGTCCAAATTTTGAGGCAACTCGAATAACTGCTGAGACGGTACAGATTCCAGTTACGATGTCTGGTGGTGTTTCTTCTTTGGGCGATATACGAAAAGCAAAATCTCTGGAACGATATGGTATAGATGAGATTATCGTTGGAAGAGCGTTATACTTAAAGAAATTTTCTATTTCGGACGCAAAAAAGATATTAAGTGCTGATTCATTGATGGAGAACACGTAAGTGACACTTCACTTAGGAAAAACTGTGATTATTGGTGTCGGATTGTTAGGTGCTTCATTGGGGATGGCTATTCGAAAAAAGAAATTGGCAGATCTAGTTATAGGAATAGGAAGAAATCAGTCTACATTAGAAACAGCATTGCAAAAAGAGGCTATTGATACTTATTCGATGGATTTGTCTTCAACTATTAAAACGGCTGATTTTATAATTATATGCACTCCAGTTCAGTCTGCTATTGATTACCTTAAGAAGATGGCAAACTATGTTTCATCAGATGTAACAATTACTGATGTATGTAGCACTAAAAAAGAAATTTGCGGTACCGCTCAAACTCTCTGGCAAAAAGACAGTCCTTTCATTGGAAGCCATCCGCTCGCTGGGTCGGAAAAATATGGTCCTGAGTTTGCACGACATGATTTTTATGAAAATACAATATGCCTAATTGAAAAAGGTGAAGCAACAAGGAATAAATCAAAAAATCTTGTTCATCAGTTTTGGAAAACTTTAGGTACAAAAATAATAGAAATAGATGCTGAAGAACATGACTATTTTATGGCATATACAAGCCATTTACCTCATGTCATTGCATCGGCTCTTGCTCAGGTTGTGGAACAGTCAGGGGCACAGCGTCATTTTATTGGAGGTGGCTTCAGAGATACAACCCGAATTGCTGGGAGTCGACCTGAGATTTGGAATGATATTATAATCACGAATAAGACCAATATGATAACGGCTATTAAGTCTATTGAAGAGAAAATTAAATCTTTTATAGATGCCCTCGAAAAAGATGATATAGAAAAAATCTTACAATTTTTTCAAGATGGGAATGATGCCAGAAAGCGACTTTTAGAACCATGAAAGGTATATTTATCACTTTTGAAGGAATTGAAGGTTCAGGAAAAACAACCCAGGCTATACGAGCAGAAAAGTTCCTGATGGAATCCGGCTATCGTGTGTTAAGGACTTTTGAGCCTGGAGCAACTTTTGCTGGCGAGAAGATTCGACATGTCCTTCTAAACAGAGATGAAAACCAAAAGACACTTCATCCTATTACAGAATTATTGTTGTTTTCTGCAGACCGTTCACAGCATGTCCAAGAAGTCATCATTCCCGCTTTAGAAGATGGGATTATTGTTATTTGCGATAGATATACTGACTCCACAACCGCATATCAAGGAGGTGGACGTGATATTAATTTGCGAACCGTTTATCAAATTCATGAAATAGCGACATTAGGGATATATCCAGTAAGAACTTATTTGCTTGACCTTCCTGTTGAAATAGGATTGAACCGAATTAAACAACGAGGCAATATTTTAGATCGTTTAGAAGTAGAAACCATTGAATTTCATCAAAGGATAAGGGATTGTTTCCTTAATATTGCCAGAGAAAATCCACAGCGAGTTATGGTAATTGATGCAACTCAATCTGAAGATACCATCACTGAAATTATTCAGAGAGATTTAAGAAGGCTATGTCAACAACAATAACAAATAATAATATTTCGTTTTCTGTGTTTGGAAAAATACAGGACCAAGATACTGCTATTCGTATTTTGATAAACTCTATTAAGGAGAATCGTATTTCACATGCATACCTTTTTTGGGGACCTGATGGAGTTGGTAAAAAATTTACAGCCAAATCTTTTGCTCAAACCGTCCTGTGCCAAAATATAGAGAACCCTGGGTGTGGAACGTGCTCTATTTGTACTCGTATAGGGAAAGACGTCCATCCTGATGTAAGTATTATTAAGCCTATGGGGAAAACCCGATTAATTAGTGTTGAAACCATTGAGGACGTCAATAAGACGACTCAATTTCAACCTTATGAAGGAAAGCGTCGATTCATTATTTTTGATGATGCGGAACGTATAGGAATTCCAGCCCAGAACCATTTTTTAAAGACCCTTGAAGAACCTGTTTCTGAGACCACATTTATTTTAATTAGTTCAAATCCTGGTATGATACTTCCCACCATTCGTTCACGTTGTCAGCCAATTCGTTTCCAGAGACTTCGTTCAGAAACGATTACAACAATTCTTAATAACACAAAAGATATATCTTTAGAGGAAGCAAAACGAGTTGCATTGTTATCACAGGGTCAAATTTCAAGAGCGTTTGAGATATTAGAATCGAATAAACGGACTATCATCGTAGAGCTTTTTGCTCGTTTAGCAGAAGGCAAAGACCCATTAATTCTTACAAATGAATTTGAACAGTTTCTATCACTTATTAGAAAGAATATTGAGAATGAACTCAATAAAATAGATACCATCAATAAAAAGGACTTAACACCAGGTGAATTAAATGCGTTACAGCAACAAATAACTGCTGAAATTGAAGCTCAGGTTGTTCATGAGTTTGAATCATGTTTATATTTAATTGTGTGTTTACTTCGTGATATTTTGGTATACATGAATACTAAGAATTTGGAAATACTTTACTTTCCAGAGATGGTCTCTTACTTTCCAAGATGGGATGTTGAAAAAGTAGAGATGGGGCTTGATTTTGTAGAGAAGGTTCGTGGATATATTGCTCGAAATATAAGCCGTGATAAAGTCATACGAGATTTGTTTTTTATGTTATCTCCTCATATTAATTAAAAGGAACTTTCACATGATGAATTTAGCAAAGATACGATTTAGAAAACCGAGACGTGTCTTACAGGCTCTCTGTTCAGAACAGATTATCTTAAAAAGAGATGACCCCTGCATCGTGCAGACGGAACGTGGTCAGGAATGGGGCACTTGCATTTTGCCTGCGGAGCCTTGCTCTTCGGAAATGGAACGGAACTGTCTCAATAAAGTAATCCGACGGGCTCATGCAAATGATTTTAAGACATTAAAAGATATAGAACAGGAAGAAAAACGAGCCTTTGGTATCTGCCTCAAATATATTAAAAAACATAATTTGCCTATGCGATTGGTAGATTCTGAGTATACATTTGATAAACACCGTCTAACCTTTTACTTTACCGCTATCCACCGTGTAGATTTTCGTGAACTTGTTAAAGACTTGGCTCAGGAATTTCGAACGCGTATCGAGTTACGTCATATCCAAATACGAGACCAGTCTAAGTTAGTTGGTGGTATCGGTTCATGCGGGTTACACTTATGCTGTTCTAAATGGTTAGAGCAGTTTTTGTCTATATCCATGCGGATGGCAAAACGTCAAAATTTATCCCTTAACCCTTCTAAAATTAGTGGGCAATGTGGAAAATTATTATGTTGTCTTGCTTATGAAGATGAAATGTACCCACCTCTGAAATTGAGAGAAGAAGAACTCACTGCTGAAGAAGAATTAAATCAAGAAGAAGTTGAACTTCTAAAAGCCCTTGAAGATGAATCCCCAACAGAACAGGATAAATAGAATACTCAATAATAAAAAGTAGCTTGCCCACAGATGAATGAAGAAAAAAACCATAGTATATTAAAATTAATTGATAGTCATTGTCATTTGTTTGATGAGAAATTCAATTCTGATAGGAATGAAATTATTTTGTCCTCATTAGAAAAATTAGATGGGCTTGTAATAATAATAGAAGAACCTATGAATGTAAATCCCCAAAACCTTATTAAACATAAAAGAATACGATATTCTGTTGGGTTTCATCCTTATTATGCAGAACAGGCAAATAATGATATAAAGGTTCTAAATGAATTTTTAACAGAGGCATCTGTTACTGCTATCGGTGAAATTGGATTGGATTATTTTCATTGTAAGGTTGATAAAGAAATACAAAAAAAAGCTTTTATAAAACAAATTGAGTTTGCTTACGAAAAACATCTTCCTATTGTTGTCCATTGTCGCAATGCAGAACAAGATACTTATAACATCCTAAAACAGTATGGTGAGAATCTACCGTCCATTGTTCTACATTGCTATGGTGGAAACGTAAAGATGGTCGAATCCTTTCTGAGTATCGGATGTTTTATATCATTTGCAGGGAATATTACATTTCCAAAGGCAACGGAGCTCAAAGAATCAGTAACGTTAGTCCCATTAAATTCATTGCTTGTAGAAACGGATGCCCCATATCTTGCACCTCAGCCTGTTCGTGGAAAACGGTGTATCCCAGAATATATCTTTTTTTTAGCCCAAGCAATCGCAGAGATTAAGAAAACAAACATTACGGATATTATTGAAGCTACACATAAAAACACAAAAGACATTTTCCGATTTCAGTAATTATTTATATTGAGTTAGATATGAAATAAAATAATATCTGTATCTGTTGATATACAATATAAAAAGGGAAATATATGGAGTGTGAAAATTCAGGTAGACGTTGGAGCATTGCTTCTCTCTACGATATTTTGCAACGGTTTTATAGTGCTATACCTTATCGTTATTTTAAGAATGGATATGCTTTTCCAGCCTGGCATTATTATATTGAATTAACTCGACGTTGTAACCTTCGTTGCAAAATGTGCCAATATATTGATTGGCTCGAAAATGTTCCCATTAAAAAGCAGATGGAAGGGGAGTTATCTACGGAAGAATGGAAACAAGTTATATCCCAAATACCATCGTGGAGTCTAATAACTTTCACAGGTGGTGAGCCGTTTGTTCGTAAAGATTTTATGGAACTCTTCATATATGCAAGTCAAAGGGCACGTACACATTTTATTTCTAATGGGACAATGATTACAGAAGAGCGTGCTAAAACCTTGGTCCAATTAGCACCCAAACGGTTAGGTGGTAAGGGCTTTAATTTTGCTGGGACATCAATTGAAGCCCCTGGAAATTTGCATGATGAGATTCGTCAGATGCGGGGTGCCTTTGAAAGAACCATTGCGGGTATTCACTTTTTATATGAAGAACGGAAAAGAATGAACAAGAAGTGTCCTATGATTCATATAACAACTGTAATTCAGGAAAGTAATATTGAAATTCTTCCTCAAATGCCTCAATTCGTGAAAGAAATTGGAGGAGATGTATTAAATTTAGTTACAGAAAGCCGTGCCCTTGATTTGCCAGGATTGGGTGATGTAGACCCATCTGTATATAAACCACATCACATAAGATATCCAAGAATAGATAGAGAAAAACTAACTTATTCCCTAACTGAAACCATTAAAGAAGCCTCAAGACATAAGGTTCAACTAAGACTACCACGAATGCCATTGAAGGCAATTATTGATTATTATTCAAACGACATAAATCTGGATGACTTTTTATGCAGAAACGCATGGAATACCTTATTTATAGGCAGAACAGGCGATGTTTATCCATGCTGGATAAAGAAAGTAGGAAATATTCGACAATCAACTCTAAAAGAATTATGGAATAACCACGTTATGCGAGAGTTTCGCAAAGAATGCCAACATCATCTCTGGGCAACCTGCCCTGGCTGCTGTTTTATTGAACATAAATAGTTTTCCAAATAAAAATATGGATCAGCTTACATAAAAAACAACCTAACTCAAGAAGTTAGAATAACG
It contains:
- the tmk gene encoding dTMP kinase, with translation MKGIFITFEGIEGSGKTTQAIRAEKFLMESGYRVLRTFEPGATFAGEKIRHVLLNRDENQKTLHPITELLLFSADRSQHVQEVIIPALEDGIIVICDRYTDSTTAYQGGGRDINLRTVYQIHEIATLGIYPVRTYLLDLPVEIGLNRIKQRGNILDRLEVETIEFHQRIRDCFLNIARENPQRVMVIDATQSEDTITEIIQRDLRRLCQQQ
- a CDS encoding prephenate dehydrogenase: MTLHLGKTVIIGVGLLGASLGMAIRKKKLADLVIGIGRNQSTLETALQKEAIDTYSMDLSSTIKTADFIIICTPVQSAIDYLKKMANYVSSDVTITDVCSTKKEICGTAQTLWQKDSPFIGSHPLAGSEKYGPEFARHDFYENTICLIEKGEATRNKSKNLVHQFWKTLGTKIIEIDAEEHDYFMAYTSHLPHVIASALAQVVEQSGAQRHFIGGGFRDTTRIAGSRPEIWNDIIITNKTNMITAIKSIEEKIKSFIDALEKDDIEKILQFFQDGNDARKRLLEP
- the hisA gene encoding 1-(5-phosphoribosyl)-5-[(5-phosphoribosylamino)methylideneamino]imidazole-4-carboxamide isomerase — translated: MRIVPAIDIRGGKCVNLVQGDYGKETIFSDDPLEQAKIWWRELQDGILHIVDLDGAKSGKCEILPFLKKLGELGIPYEVGGGIRSLDTIETIISANATRVILGTAVIENPELIQISTQRWQEKIVVAIDAKNGKLSLEGWTKDTNYSALEIAQFAEKAGASRIIYTDILSDGMMKGPNFEATRITAETVQIPVTMSGGVSSLGDIRKAKSLERYGIDEIIVGRALYLKKFSISDAKKILSADSLMENT
- a CDS encoding radical SAM protein — translated: MECENSGRRWSIASLYDILQRFYSAIPYRYFKNGYAFPAWHYYIELTRRCNLRCKMCQYIDWLENVPIKKQMEGELSTEEWKQVISQIPSWSLITFTGGEPFVRKDFMELFIYASQRARTHFISNGTMITEERAKTLVQLAPKRLGGKGFNFAGTSIEAPGNLHDEIRQMRGAFERTIAGIHFLYEERKRMNKKCPMIHITTVIQESNIEILPQMPQFVKEIGGDVLNLVTESRALDLPGLGDVDPSVYKPHHIRYPRIDREKLTYSLTETIKEASRHKVQLRLPRMPLKAIIDYYSNDINLDDFLCRNAWNTLFIGRTGDVYPCWIKKVGNIRQSTLKELWNNHVMREFRKECQHHLWATCPGCCFIEHK
- the ricT gene encoding regulatory iron-sulfur-containing complex subunit RicT — protein: MMNLAKIRFRKPRRVLQALCSEQIILKRDDPCIVQTERGQEWGTCILPAEPCSSEMERNCLNKVIRRAHANDFKTLKDIEQEEKRAFGICLKYIKKHNLPMRLVDSEYTFDKHRLTFYFTAIHRVDFRELVKDLAQEFRTRIELRHIQIRDQSKLVGGIGSCGLHLCCSKWLEQFLSISMRMAKRQNLSLNPSKISGQCGKLLCCLAYEDEMYPPLKLREEELTAEEELNQEEVELLKALEDESPTEQDK
- a CDS encoding TatD family hydrolase encodes the protein MNEEKNHSILKLIDSHCHLFDEKFNSDRNEIILSSLEKLDGLVIIIEEPMNVNPQNLIKHKRIRYSVGFHPYYAEQANNDIKVLNEFLTEASVTAIGEIGLDYFHCKVDKEIQKKAFIKQIEFAYEKHLPIVVHCRNAEQDTYNILKQYGENLPSIVLHCYGGNVKMVESFLSIGCFISFAGNITFPKATELKESVTLVPLNSLLVETDAPYLAPQPVRGKRCIPEYIFFLAQAIAEIKKTNITDIIEATHKNTKDIFRFQ
- the holB gene encoding DNA polymerase III subunit delta', with amino-acid sequence MSTTITNNNISFSVFGKIQDQDTAIRILINSIKENRISHAYLFWGPDGVGKKFTAKSFAQTVLCQNIENPGCGTCSICTRIGKDVHPDVSIIKPMGKTRLISVETIEDVNKTTQFQPYEGKRRFIIFDDAERIGIPAQNHFLKTLEEPVSETTFILISSNPGMILPTIRSRCQPIRFQRLRSETITTILNNTKDISLEEAKRVALLSQGQISRAFEILESNKRTIIVELFARLAEGKDPLILTNEFEQFLSLIRKNIENELNKIDTINKKDLTPGELNALQQQITAEIEAQVVHEFESCLYLIVCLLRDILVYMNTKNLEILYFPEMVSYFPRWDVEKVEMGLDFVEKVRGYIARNISRDKVIRDLFFMLSPHIN